A genomic segment from Rhizoctonia solani chromosome 11, complete sequence encodes:
- a CDS encoding heme peroxidase, whose translation MSEDKRFCRICQHCQHVTTGPPVDKNVAEVEELLVQVASGVKLVNANPTDLTAFPFLSRTFGTLAKLSATPGSADLTTRLNNHTIRCLYEAIPHPVETYLGERFRRADGAGNNIHIPSLGQAGTTYARTCQGRYRHQSLPNPNDIYEKLFKASPEKREPHPRGSSSLTFAFASLVTHSLFRTDPRDWNKNNTSSYLDLSPLYGSNQEEQNAVRIKNGLGRLHPDTFSEGRIVFLPPAAAALLVMWNRNHNYIASEILRRNEEGKWENPPPEDVGHRLEQDEEIFQTARLINCGSFMSVVMNDYVAGFLGLARMGSSWNMDPFDEFRDTNHVPVGRGQGNHVSVEFNLLYRWHTVVSDEEEKWTLNILKGLFPDKKPGDLTLPDFYGALGRLRNGNVPPELIVHPEPHKRNFGGIVRGSDGRFKDSDLAKILHDATANTANRYGARGTPDALKVIEIVGMEQARKWGVCTMNEFREAMGLERFKSFEEWNSKPEIANAAKELYGTIDNLELYAGLHAEESMSPHHSGLCSGYTVTRAILSDAIALVRGDRFFTTDFTPSNLTQWGWADLQRNPKNLSFGAYLPSLLRRTFPEHYPENSIFTLFPMSTPSTTIANLENLKKMGRLPPNADYNYDRPTNVIPHEDGPEY comes from the exons ATGTCCGAAGATAAGCGGTTTTGCAGAATTTGCCAGCATTGTCAGCACGTCACAACTGGGCCCCCTGTGGACAAAAATGTTGCAGAAGTCGAGGAACTGCTGGTTCAGGTTGCTTCGGGTGTTAAGCTAGTCAACG CAAATCCTACGGATTTGACGGCCTTTCCTTTCTTATCCAGGACATTTGGTACACTTGCCAAGCTCTCGGCTACACCAGGCAGTGCCGACCTAACGACCAGACTCAACAATCACACAATCCGATGCTTGTACGAGGCCATCCCCCACCCAGTTGAGACCTATCTGGGGGAGCGCTTCCGTCGAGCAGACGGTGCGGGAAATAATATTCATATACCCTCTTTGGGTCAGGCAGGCACGACTTATGCGCGGACCTGTCAAGGGAGGTATCGCCATCAGTCACTTCCTAACCCGAACGACATTTATGAAAAGCTGTTCAAGGCCTCTCCAGAGAAA CGCGAGCCTCATCCTAGAGGGAGCTCTTCTTTGACATTTGCGTTTGCGTCGCTTGTCACCCATTCTCTGTTCCGCACGGACCCTCGAGACTGGAACAAGAATAACACTTCTTCCTACTTAGACCTTTCGCCGCTCTATGGTTCAAACCAAGAAGAGCAAAACGCCGTACGAATCAAGAACGGTCTTGGCCGTCTCCATCCCGACACCTTTTCTGAAGGGCGTATTGTATTCCTCCCACCGGCTGCGGCCGCTCTGCTTGTCATGTGGAACCGGAATCACAACTATATCGCCAGCGAGATATTGAGAAGGAATGAGGAAGGCAAGTGGGAAAACCCACCCCCCGAAGATGTCGGTCATCGCTTGGAACAAGACGAGGAGATATTCCAAACGGCCCGTCTCATCAACTGTGGATCCTTCATGTCAGTCGTCA TGAACGACTATGTGGCAGGCTTTTTGGGCCTCGCTCGTATGGGAAGCAGCTGGAATATGGACCCATTTGAT GAATTCAGGGATACCAACCATGTACCTGTGGGCCGTGGCCAGGGAAATCACGTTTCAGTGGAATTCAACCTCTTGTACCGTTGGCACACAGTTGTATCCGA CGAGGAGGAAAAGTGGACCTTGAATATTCTTAAAGGGCTCTTCCCCGACAAGAAACCTGGAGATCTGACATTGCCCGACTTTTATGGTGCTCTCGGTCGTTTACGCAACGGAAACGTCCCTCCAGAGCTTATAGTTCACCCCGAACCTCACAAACGTAATTTTGGAGGAATCGTACGTGGTTCAGATGGTCGCTTCAAGGACTCAGACCTGGCCAAGATCCTCCACGATGCAACCGCCAATACCGCAAACCGTTACGGAGCACGCGGAACCCCGGATGCATTGAAGGTCATAGAGATTGTCGGCATGGAGCAAGCACGAAAATGGGGTGTTTGTACGATGAATGAGTTTAGGGAGGCTATGGGATTAGAAAGATTCAAGTCGTTTGAGGAGTGGAATTCCAAACCTGAGATAGCGAACGCCGCGAAAGAGCTTTATGGTACTATTGATAATTTGGAATTGTATGCTGGCTTGCACGCTGAGGAGAGCATGTCTCCTCACCATTCGGGACTG TGCTCCGGGTACACAGTAACTCGAGCTATCCTATCTGATGCGATTGCCCTTGTTCGCGGAGATCGATTCTTTACTACCGACTTTACACCCAGTAACCTCACACAGTGGGGTTGGGCAGATCTTCAACGTAACCCGAAAAATCTGTCATTCGGAGCATACCTTCCTTCAT TGCTCAGGAGGACCTTCCCAGAACATTACCCTGAGAACTCGATTTTCACCTTGTTCCCCATGAGCACTCCTTCGACCACCATAGCAAATCTGGAGAATTTGAAGAAGATGGGGCGATTGCCCCCGAACGCCGATTACAACTATGACCGACCGACAAATGTCATCCCTCATGAGGATGGGCCAGAATATTAA
- a CDS encoding cytochrome P450 family protein, whose product MVDNIALFFTVAFTASSLTFIQFYWLKVFSRKLRHPPSPKTLPVLGNALSIPPGLDHLTYLEFGKQLNSDIVYMNMMGQSLVVLNTAQAASDLLDKRSAIYSDRVCAPMVKNPTLLDWSGFAGMLPYSDLWRRQRRRVNNWLNIRAVRQFDHLQQDVVRSMLGRIHDISGSTELFEKVKHQFFFAMASATFRLAYGYHIQSDQDPFFLDAVQASDNLFAATMMGNFLVNAFPALSYIPQWLPGAGWKRIAKKWREHKNRAVDTPYEWTKNQVASGNFEPSVLSALLQDEKIDQGLSQEERDKELKELAYVLFLGGTGTSATALVNFVAAMVLNPEVQAKAQAELDSVLGYASRLPTMSDETQLPYIRNLILEVHRWQPVGPTGGPPHACYQDDVYQGYNIQKGTIVMGNLWAMTRDETVYQDPEHFNPDRFLDSNIPPVPTYGWGRRKCPGMHFAEASLFLAISSLLTNFNFLRKKDKEGKEIIPTIEGSCNSLAVPIKPFEFELRLRSKDHNQLILDNVTAKSTNVSVSK is encoded by the exons ATGGTAGACAACATAGCTTTGTTTTTCACAGTAGCCTTCACTGCATCTAGTCTCACCTTCATACAATTTTACTGGTTGAAAGTATTTAGTCGGAAACTTCGCCATCCTCCCTCACCCAAGACATTGCCAGTTCTGGGGAACGCGCTATCCATTCCCCCTGGCTTGGACCATCTGACATATTTAGAGTTCGGGAAACAGCTGAACA GTGACATTGTTTACATGAACATGATGGGACAGTCACTTGTTGTTTTAAACACGGCTCAAGCTGCTTCAGACCTGCTGGATAAGCGATCAGCTATCTATTCCGACCGAGTTTGTGCCCCAATGGTGAAGAATCCTACACT ACTTGATTGGTCTGGATTCGCGGGAATGCTACCGTACTCTGATCTCTGGCGTCGCCAACGTCGAAGAGTAAACAACTGGCTCAACATACGTGCTGTTCGGCAGTTCGATCATCTCCAACAAGACGTAGTCAGGTCAATGTTAGGCCGCATCCATGATATATCTGGAAGTACTGAGCTGTTCGAGAAGGTTAAACATCAATTCTTTTT CGCAATGGCGTCCGCAACATTTCGGCTGGCATACGGATACCACATCCAAAGCGACCAGGATCCCTTTTTCTTGGATGCTGTTCAAGCGTCAGACAACCTTTTTGCTGCTACCATGATGGGAA ACTTCTTGGTCAATGCATTCCCAGCGCTTTCGTATATCCCTCAATGGCTACCTGGCGCGGGATGGAAAAGAATCGCAAAGAAATGGAGAGAGCATAAGAACCGTGCTGTTGACACTCCATACGAATGGACAAAGAATCAAGTG GCATCAGGCAATTTTGAGCCTTCGGTACTCAGCGCATTGCTGCAGGATGAGAAAATAGATCAAGGCTTGTCTCAAGAAGAACGAGATAAGGAGCTGAAAGAGCTCGCTTATGTCCTCTTTCTCG GCGGCACGGGTACG TCAGCAACAGCTCTCGTGAACTTTGTTGCTGCCATGGTCCTTAATCCTGAGGTCCAAGCCAAAGCTCAGGCTGAACTAGACTCTGTGCTTGGATATGCATCCAGGCTACCGACAATGTCCGATGAGACGCAATTACCTTACATTCGCAATCTAATCTTGGAAGTTCATCGGTGGCAGCCTGTGGGACCAACTG GTGGGCCTCCACATGCATGTTACCAAGATGATGTCTACCAAGGATACAATATTCAAAAGGGGACAATAGT AATGGGCAATCTGTG GGCCATGACTCGTGATGAAACAGTCTATCAAGACCCAGAGCACTTTAATCCTGATAGGTTTCTAGATTCGAATATTCCACCAGTACCAACTTACGGATGGGGAAGGCG TAAATGTCCCGGAATGCATTTTGCTGAAGCATCATTGTTCCTTGCTATTTCGTCGTTGCTTACTAATTTCAACTTCTTACGAAAGAAGGACAAGGAGGGGAAGGAGATAATCCCCACTATTGAGGGCTCCTGTAACAGCCTTGCTGT TCCAATAAAGCCGTTTGAATTTGAGCTGCGTCTTAGGTCCAAAGACCATAATCAGCTGATCCTAGATAATGTTACAGCCAAATCAACAAATGTATCAGTTTCCAAGTAG
- a CDS encoding allergen protein, whose product MYSTLLSIAALAIGALAAPGSSHLEARAAPDNTVYVTDQNKYCMIMPRDAHTNIGDSEHPGGMKTYCSSSGRYDNSQGKLPDNFWSNIAFASGTSSRGARYAQLTGCIRPETLSRLNPDDGGGQYDSSGGDGGQGNPQGSVCLGYNHYVELVEPAEKRACIKCCDNYDDCPLDKDTSGCPAVIPGNYFNCG is encoded by the exons ATGTACTCGACTCTTCTCTCCATTGCTGCCTTGGCCATCGGCGCTCTCGCTGCTCCTGGTTCCAGTCACCTGGAAGCGCGCGCCGCGCCGGACAACACCGTTTATGTCACTGATCAAAACAAGT ATTGCATGATCATGCCCCGTGATGCTCATACCAATATTGGCGATTCCGAGCACCCA GGCGGAATGAAAACTTATTGTTCTTCCAGCGGGAGGTACGATAACTCCCAAGGGAAACTTCCCGACAACTTTTGGAGCAAT ATCGCTTTCGCATCCGGAACAAGTTCAAGAGGAGCCCGCTATGCCCAGC TTACTGGGTGTATCCGTCCGGAAACTCTGTCTCGTCTTAACCCCGATGACGGTGGAGGACAATACGACTCGAGCGGTGGAGACGGTGGACAGGGGAACCCTCAGGGCAGCGTCTGCCTCGG ATACAATCACTACGTCGAACTCGTTGAACCCGCGGAAAAACGtgcctgcatcaagtgctGCGATAATTATGATGACTGCCCTCTTGATAAAG ATACTTCCGGCTGCCCCGCTGTCATCCCAGGCAATTACTTCAACTGCGGTTAA
- a CDS encoding cytochrome P450 family protein, whose translation MHLVQYSTALGALAALIYYVAPYLLDPYDYRRRFPGPPLAGLTNWWMSNVVRAGNHSEVVWRLHEKYGTFVRLGPNHISIADPDALEAVYGHGSGVLKSDFYRSFQSGPKANVFDTSDKIEHSKKRKRLANIFSPQNVTFEPRVRSHIRQLCAQWDLRCEEAARGFSGVNWVSNSGQAVMNVCAPFLPCVRYHWGSALGSPFRLIQAQKDSSLSIESVDASGEPVLGAVEIPVIKTLADSGRDIVTLGVFPLWTRKFLQLLPWNISGVADRMSLVKLAQASVDARLKRGSRKNSEDAKHSIDLIDKLLEAKNEDGNPLSFDELWAEALLLIIAGSDTRAIPGLFVKERLVIPPYDAIANYDDIKSLPYLNACVKEALRVHSTVGTGMPRVVPPGKSITVAGQTFKAGSRVSAWTLAGGQCAVSEQVLCAILYRPEGLSLPTTKMVIHETFARGAAHCEVAIHRRTTS comes from the exons ATGCATCTCGTTCAATACTCTACAGCGCTTGGCGCTTTAGCAGCA TTAATTTACTATGTAGCTCCTTATCTACTTGATCCATACGACTACCGCCGTCGCTTCCCAGGACCTCCACTGGCCGGGCTCACCAACTGGTGGATGTCCAATGTTGTACGAGCCGGCAATCACAGTGAGGTCGTGTGGCGTTTGCACGAGAAATATG GCACCTTTGTACGATTGGGTCCTAATCATATTAGCATCGCCGATCCAGATGCGCTTGAA GCAGTCTATGGACACGGTAGCGGAGTTTTGAAGTCCGACTTTTACCGTTCGTTCCAAAGTGGTCCCAAGGCAAATGTATTCGACACTTCTGATAAGATCGAGCACTCAA AGAAGCGCAAACGCCTTGCAAACATCTTTAGCCCGCAGAATGTGACTTTTGAGCCTCGAGTACGCAGTCACATTCGGCAGCTATGCGCACAATGGGACCTGAGATGTGAGGAGGCTGCTCGCGGATTCTCCGGTGTGAACTGGGTCTCAAACAGCGGGCAGGCGGTGATGAACGTTTGCGCAC CTTTCCTACCTTGCGTTCGATATCATTGGGGATCTGCGCTGGGATCACCTTTCAGGCTCATCCAGGCTCAGAAGGACTCGTCGCTATCTATTGAATCCGTCGATGCGTCCGGAGAGCCTGTGCTAGGGGCAGTAGAAATTCCGGTGATCAAAACCCTAGCCGACTCGGGGCGCGACATTGTCACGCTGGGCGTCTTCCCTCTGTGGACGCGCAAGTTTCTCCAATTACTTCCGTGGAACATCTCGGGGGTCGCAGACCGAATGAGTTTAGTCAAATTGGCCCAGGCTTCAGTAGATGCAAGGTTGAAGCGAGGCTCCAGAAAGAACTCGGAGGACGCGAAGCACAGTATTGACCTTATTGACAAGCTCCTTGAGGCAAAAAACGAGGATGGGAACCCTCTGTCGTTTGATGAGTTATGGGCAGAAGCTTTACTGTTAATAATTGCTGGAAGTGACACACGAGCAA TACCTGGGCTCTTTGT CAAGGAGCGACTGGTAATTCCACCATACGATGCGATAGCAAATTACGACGATATCAAGAGTCTTCCGTATCTCAATGCCTGCGTCAAAGAAGCATTGCGCGTTCATTCCACAGTCGGCACAGGCATGCCTCGTGTTGTTCCACCTGGCAAGTCGATCACCGTTGCTGGCCAGACGTTCAAAGCAGGAAGC CGAGTTTCGGCCTGGACGTTGGCTGGAGGACAATGCGCAGTCTCTGAACAAGTACTTTGTGCCATTCTCTATAGGCCCGAG GGCTTGT CGCTTCCTACGACAAAG ATGGTTATCCACGAGACATTTGCACGAGGAGCGGCCCACTGCGAAGTCGCTATTCATCGGAGGACCACCTCATGA